A single genomic interval of Adhaeribacter pallidiroseus harbors:
- a CDS encoding M1 family metallopeptidase, whose protein sequence is MRRDWMHLWSVSLLSLVVLAGMACSKKTMVTQSIPLENGVSKPLADYRKAVIRQLGYILHFTIRDGKNAPVAGQETITFCLKKTGAPLQIDFKEKPDHLQTVRVNDQAIPIQHQNEHLVIPAKNLKKGLNTINIAFSAGNLSLNRNEDYLYTLLVPDRARTVFPVFDQPNLKASFTLTLTVPPGWQAVTNAPLLDSTAGENSKTFRFAPSDTMSTYLFSFAAGKFKQVSQMVYGRPMQLLHRETDPDKLQLSLNPIFQIHGAALQFMQDYTQISYPFQKFDFVAIPDFQYGGMEHVGAIDYKAAALFLDEGATQDQKLARSSVISHETAHMWFGDLVTMQWFNDVWMKEVFANFMADKITQVAEANTNYDLKFLVDHLPAAYAVDRTVGANPIRQQLDNLQDAGTLYGNIIYHKAPVMMRQLERLMGEAAFKAGLQEYLKKYAFGNATWPDLIQILDAHTPTDLQAWNQVWVNEAGRPVFNYDLQTDGSKIKQLKITQKAEDNSDRLWPQLFEITLVYPDRLQELTVNMNAREVSVPQATGAATPSFILFNSSGTGYGVFPVADAGAQDLTNLKNPVSRASGYISLYENMLHGHGLTPYRLLGFYRTALLHETEELNLKLVTSNLTDIFWRLVKPLDRLALAEELEKELGQAMEKASASNNKKLLFKTYQSIALTAAAQKQLYRIWEQEQPPAGVKLTEDDYTSLAQALALRDYTDSPQILKKQLARIKNPDRQQRLQFLMPALASEASERDAFFASLQQETNREKEAWVVTALSYLHHPLRQQTSEKYLATSLDLLQEIQKTGDIFFPYAWLQGTFGAYQTPAAANTVRTFLQQHPNYNPKLKAKILQAADDLFRAERLVGK, encoded by the coding sequence ATGAGAAGAGATTGGATGCACCTATGGAGCGTAAGCCTCCTGAGCCTGGTAGTATTGGCCGGAATGGCTTGCAGTAAAAAAACGATGGTTACGCAAAGTATACCCCTGGAAAACGGCGTAAGCAAACCTTTAGCGGATTACCGGAAAGCTGTGATTAGGCAGCTGGGTTATATCTTGCATTTTACTATTCGGGATGGGAAAAACGCTCCTGTTGCGGGCCAGGAAACCATTACCTTTTGTCTGAAAAAAACGGGCGCGCCGCTGCAAATTGATTTTAAAGAAAAACCCGATCACCTGCAAACAGTACGGGTAAACGACCAAGCTATTCCCATTCAGCATCAAAATGAACACTTGGTTATTCCGGCTAAAAATTTAAAAAAAGGACTGAATACAATAAATATAGCTTTTAGCGCCGGCAATTTATCGTTAAACCGCAACGAAGATTACTTGTACACCTTGTTGGTACCCGACCGGGCGCGTACCGTTTTCCCCGTGTTTGATCAACCTAACCTGAAAGCCAGTTTTACTTTAACCTTAACGGTTCCGCCAGGTTGGCAAGCCGTAACCAACGCGCCTCTGCTGGATTCTACTGCCGGAGAAAACAGCAAAACTTTTCGCTTTGCACCTTCCGATACCATGAGCACCTATTTGTTTTCGTTTGCGGCGGGTAAATTTAAACAAGTAAGCCAAATGGTGTACGGGCGGCCCATGCAGCTCTTGCACCGCGAAACGGATCCGGATAAGCTCCAACTAAGTCTAAACCCTATTTTCCAGATTCACGGCGCTGCGCTGCAGTTTATGCAGGATTATACGCAAATCTCCTACCCTTTCCAAAAGTTTGATTTTGTGGCCATCCCGGACTTTCAGTACGGCGGCATGGAACACGTGGGCGCAATCGATTACAAAGCTGCGGCCTTGTTTTTAGACGAAGGCGCAACCCAGGACCAGAAACTAGCCCGTTCCAGCGTAATCTCGCACGAAACCGCGCACATGTGGTTCGGCGACTTGGTAACCATGCAATGGTTCAACGATGTGTGGATGAAAGAAGTGTTCGCCAATTTTATGGCCGATAAAATTACCCAGGTAGCCGAAGCCAATACCAATTACGACTTAAAATTTCTGGTGGACCATTTGCCGGCCGCTTATGCCGTAGACCGCACCGTCGGGGCAAACCCCATCCGGCAGCAGCTCGATAATTTGCAGGATGCCGGCACCCTATACGGTAATATTATTTACCACAAAGCTCCCGTAATGATGCGGCAACTGGAACGGCTCATGGGCGAAGCTGCTTTTAAAGCCGGGCTGCAGGAATATTTAAAAAAATACGCTTTCGGTAACGCTACCTGGCCCGATCTAATTCAAATTCTGGATGCCCATACGCCTACCGACCTACAGGCCTGGAATCAGGTTTGGGTAAATGAAGCCGGCCGGCCGGTGTTTAATTACGATTTGCAAACCGACGGCTCCAAAATAAAACAGTTGAAAATAACCCAAAAAGCCGAAGACAACTCCGATCGCCTCTGGCCCCAACTATTTGAAATTACCCTGGTGTACCCCGACCGGCTGCAGGAACTCACTGTGAACATGAATGCCCGCGAAGTAAGTGTACCACAGGCCACAGGGGCTGCCACTCCTAGTTTCATTTTGTTTAATAGCTCCGGTACCGGTTACGGCGTATTCCCTGTTGCTGATGCAGGGGCCCAGGATCTCACAAATTTAAAAAACCCGGTAAGCCGGGCTTCCGGCTATATTAGTTTGTACGAGAACATGCTCCATGGCCACGGCCTTACGCCTTATAGATTATTGGGTTTTTACCGCACCGCCCTGCTCCACGAAACCGAAGAGTTAAATTTAAAACTAGTAACCAGTAACCTGACCGACATTTTCTGGCGACTAGTAAAACCTCTCGATCGGCTCGCCCTGGCCGAAGAGTTGGAAAAGGAATTAGGGCAAGCGATGGAAAAGGCTTCGGCCTCGAATAATAAAAAGTTATTATTTAAAACGTACCAGAGTATCGCCCTCACCGCTGCGGCGCAAAAGCAATTATACCGTATCTGGGAGCAAGAGCAGCCTCCCGCAGGCGTAAAACTCACCGAAGATGATTACACCTCCTTGGCGCAAGCGCTTGCTCTTCGCGATTATACGGATAGTCCGCAAATTTTAAAAAAACAACTTGCCCGCATCAAAAACCCCGACCGCCAACAGCGCTTGCAATTTTTAATGCCGGCTTTAGCTTCTGAGGCAAGCGAGCGCGATGCTTTTTTTGCGTCGCTGCAGCAAGAGACCAACCGCGAAAAAGAAGCCTGGGTAGTTACAGCCCTCAGTTACCTGCACCACCCCTTGCGCCAGCAAACTTCCGAAAAATACCTGGCTACCAGCTTAGATTTATTGCAAGAAATTCAAAAAACCGGCGATATTTTCTTTCCGTACGCCTGGCTGCAGGGCACCTTCGGTGCGTACCAAACGCCCGCAGCCGCGAACACCGTCCGGACTTTCCTGCAACAACATCCAAATTATAATCCCAAATTAAAAGCCAAGATTTTACAAGCCGCTGATGATTTGTTTCGGGCAGAGCGGTTAGTTGGGAAATAG
- a CDS encoding aldo/keto reductase: protein MANETASSFSPTFTIGGDLTINRMGYGAMRITGDGIWGPPKDHDESIRVLQKAVELGINFIDTADSYGPHVSEELIAEALHPYPAGLVIATKGGLLRTGPNQWPINAHPDHLREALEGSLQRLKLDQIDLYQLHRVDPNVPFEQTLEFLQQVQEQGLVKHIGLSEVTVEQIKKAQEYVTVVSVQNMYSLDNRKWEAELEYCQEQNMAFIPWYPLSAGNLRATEIIGQVAQKYDASPNQIALSWLLHHSPNILLIPGTSKVKHLEENYRAASIQLSSEDLEVLSNL, encoded by the coding sequence ATGGCCAACGAAACAGCATCCTCGTTTTCGCCTACCTTTACCATTGGCGGCGATTTAACTATTAACCGGATGGGCTACGGCGCCATGCGGATCACCGGCGACGGCATCTGGGGCCCACCGAAAGACCACGATGAGAGCATCCGGGTTTTGCAAAAAGCAGTAGAACTGGGTATTAACTTTATTGATACCGCCGATAGCTACGGTCCGCACGTGTCGGAAGAACTCATTGCTGAGGCCCTGCACCCGTACCCGGCCGGACTGGTAATTGCCACTAAAGGCGGCTTACTCCGGACCGGTCCCAACCAGTGGCCCATTAACGCGCACCCCGACCATTTACGCGAAGCCCTGGAAGGCAGCTTGCAACGCCTAAAGCTAGACCAGATTGATCTGTACCAACTGCACCGCGTAGACCCCAATGTGCCTTTCGAGCAAACTTTGGAATTTTTGCAGCAAGTACAGGAACAAGGCCTGGTAAAACACATTGGCCTCTCCGAAGTAACGGTAGAGCAAATTAAAAAAGCTCAGGAATACGTAACCGTAGTGTCGGTGCAAAACATGTACAGCCTAGATAACCGCAAATGGGAAGCCGAACTGGAATATTGCCAGGAGCAGAACATGGCCTTTATTCCGTGGTACCCTTTGAGTGCCGGTAACTTGCGGGCTACCGAAATTATCGGCCAAGTAGCCCAGAAGTACGACGCCAGCCCCAACCAAATTGCCTTGAGCTGGTTGTTACACCACTCGCCCAACATTTTATTGATTCCGGGAACCTCCAAGGTAAAACACCTCGAAGAAAACTACCGCGCCGCTTCCATTCAGCTAAGCTCCGAAGATCTGGAGGTACTAAGTAATCTGTAA
- the pth gene encoding aminoacyl-tRNA hydrolase, whose translation MKYLLVGLGNIGPEYANTRHNIGFMVLDYLAKKNEATFDTGRHSFVTEIKTKGRSFTLVKPTTYMNLSGKAVSHWLNILKIPANQMLVITDDLALPFGKLRMRAKGSAGGHNGLKHIEETLGSNEYPRLRFGVDAQFAKGRQVDYVLSPFTADEQVELSLLIEKAADMSISFGTIGLERTMNFYNTK comes from the coding sequence ATGAAATACTTACTCGTTGGCTTAGGTAATATTGGCCCCGAATACGCCAACACGCGCCACAACATTGGTTTTATGGTACTGGATTACCTGGCAAAAAAAAACGAGGCTACCTTTGATACCGGACGGCACTCCTTTGTGACGGAAATAAAAACGAAAGGCCGCTCTTTTACCTTAGTAAAACCCACTACTTACATGAATTTAAGCGGCAAAGCCGTAAGTCATTGGTTGAATATTTTAAAAATTCCAGCTAACCAGATGCTCGTTATCACCGATGATTTGGCTTTACCATTTGGCAAATTGCGTATGCGGGCCAAAGGATCCGCCGGTGGGCATAACGGTCTGAAACACATTGAGGAAACGCTCGGCAGTAATGAATACCCGCGGTTGCGTTTTGGCGTGGATGCCCAATTCGCCAAAGGCCGGCAGGTAGATTATGTTTTAAGTCCGTTTACCGCGGATGAACAAGTGGAATTGTCTCTCTTAATAGAAAAAGCGGCCGACATGAGTATCTCTTTTGGCACGATTGGTCTGGAACGCACCATGAACTTCTATAATACGAAGTAA
- a CDS encoding NRAMP family divalent metal transporter, producing MKTKLKGEVLLGAAFLMATSAVGPGFLTQTTVFTQSLGASFGFVILVSVIIDVGVQLNIWRVIAVAQQRAPEIANAVLPGLGVFISILIVTGGLAFNIGNVAGAGLGLQVLTGISPELGAVVSAGAAIGIFMVKEAGKAMDRLAQLLGLLMILLILYVVFTAKPPLQEAVVKTLLPDKVEVITIITLVGGTVGGYITFAGGHRLLDAGVKGSQALPQVITSAISGIAVASFIRILLFLASLGVVAQGLVIDAANPPASVFALAAGQIGYKLFGIVMFAAAITSVVGSAYTSVSFIKFFHPAIPQHENKVIIGFILVSTLIFISVGKPVMLLILAGALNGFILPITLGIILVAAYRSSVVGNYRHPTWLTIFGVAVVLIMAWMSGHVFWSQLPRLFSG from the coding sequence ATGAAAACAAAATTAAAGGGGGAGGTGTTGCTGGGAGCCGCGTTTTTAATGGCTACTTCGGCGGTTGGCCCCGGCTTTTTAACGCAAACTACCGTTTTTACGCAGTCTTTGGGGGCCAGCTTTGGCTTCGTAATTCTGGTTTCGGTTATCATTGATGTGGGAGTGCAGCTCAACATTTGGCGTGTAATAGCGGTGGCCCAGCAGAGGGCCCCGGAAATTGCTAATGCCGTGTTGCCGGGTTTAGGTGTTTTTATTTCCATTTTAATTGTAACCGGTGGATTGGCTTTCAACATTGGCAATGTGGCGGGGGCCGGATTAGGTTTGCAGGTTTTAACGGGCATCTCGCCGGAGTTGGGAGCTGTTGTATCGGCCGGGGCAGCCATTGGTATTTTTATGGTGAAAGAAGCCGGCAAAGCCATGGATAGACTCGCCCAACTTTTAGGTTTGCTCATGATCCTGTTGATCTTGTACGTGGTTTTTACCGCCAAGCCCCCGCTACAGGAAGCTGTGGTTAAAACCTTATTGCCCGATAAAGTAGAGGTAATAACCATTATTACCTTGGTAGGAGGTACAGTGGGTGGCTATATTACCTTTGCCGGCGGCCATCGTTTACTGGATGCCGGCGTAAAGGGCAGCCAGGCGTTGCCCCAGGTTATAACCAGTGCTATTTCGGGAATTGCCGTTGCTTCGTTCATTCGTATATTGTTATTTTTAGCTTCGCTAGGAGTAGTGGCGCAAGGTTTAGTGATAGATGCGGCTAATCCGCCGGCCTCGGTTTTTGCTTTAGCCGCCGGCCAAATCGGCTATAAACTGTTCGGGATAGTCATGTTTGCAGCGGCTATTACCTCCGTTGTTGGCTCAGCTTATACTTCCGTATCTTTTATAAAATTTTTTCATCCCGCTATTCCCCAACATGAGAATAAAGTTATTATTGGGTTTATTCTGGTTTCTACACTTATATTTATTTCGGTAGGTAAACCGGTTATGTTGCTTATTTTGGCCGGGGCGCTTAATGGGTTTATTTTACCTATAACTTTAGGGATTATATTAGTAGCCGCATACCGCAGCAGCGTAGTGGGTAATTACCGCCATCCCACCTGGCTCACTATTTTTGGCGTAGCCGTGGTTCTAATAATGGCCTGGATGAGCGGACACGTTTTTTGGAGTCAACTGCCACGTTTATTTTCCGGGTAA
- the pxpA gene encoding 5-oxoprolinase subunit PxpA, translating into MNKTREVDLNCDLGESFGAYQLGNDEAILPYISSVNIACGFHAGDPTVMKKTVHLALQHGIAIGAHPGLPDLVGFGRRALAISPEEAYDMVVYQVGALAGFVKAAGATLHHVKPHGALYNMAAVNPWLAQAIAEAVYHTHPEVILYGLANSAFIKAGKEVGLLVASEVFADRTYQPDGTLIPRRHPQALITDEKEAISQVLQMVKTNSVKTLTGNFIPIQADTVCIHGDGPHAVAFAQKIKKALLQENIGIRASGKSS; encoded by the coding sequence ATGAATAAAACACGAGAGGTTGATTTAAACTGTGATTTAGGAGAAAGTTTTGGTGCCTACCAGCTCGGCAACGACGAAGCCATTTTACCTTACATTAGCTCGGTAAATATTGCGTGCGGCTTTCATGCCGGCGATCCGACGGTTATGAAAAAAACCGTACACCTAGCTTTACAGCATGGCATTGCCATTGGGGCGCATCCGGGTCTGCCCGATCTGGTAGGTTTTGGCCGGCGCGCATTAGCTATTTCTCCCGAAGAAGCTTACGATATGGTGGTGTACCAGGTGGGGGCTTTGGCGGGTTTTGTAAAAGCAGCGGGTGCTACCTTGCACCACGTGAAACCCCACGGGGCCCTTTACAACATGGCTGCTGTAAACCCATGGCTCGCGCAAGCCATTGCCGAAGCTGTATACCACACCCATCCGGAAGTTATTTTGTACGGTTTGGCCAACAGTGCTTTCATAAAGGCCGGGAAAGAAGTCGGCTTGCTGGTAGCCAGTGAAGTTTTCGCCGACCGCACCTATCAACCAGATGGTACGTTAATCCCTCGGCGGCACCCCCAAGCCCTGATCACCGATGAGAAAGAAGCTATCAGCCAAGTGCTGCAAATGGTGAAAACAAATTCCGTTAAAACCTTAACAGGCAATTTTATTCCGATCCAGGCCGACACGGTATGTATCCACGGCGATGGCCCACACGCCGTGGCTTTTGCTCAGAAAATTAAAAAAGCCTTGCTGCAGGAAAATATCGGCATCCGGGCCAGCGGTAAGTCCTCATGA
- a CDS encoding 5-oxoprolinase subunit C family protein, with product MSIKIMGSGLLTTIQDAGRFGYRKEGIIVSGPMDAVALRIANLLVGNEERAAALETTFLGPKIYFEADHLLAITGGDLTPMLNGEKVKMWRPIRVSAGSLLQFSAPKQGSRAYVAISGSFTLPKVLGSYATFLRANIGGFQGRALQVGDELICPGATSVGEQMLQNLAYKPSIGGFGQTSWTIPPRLLPALQTRSTVRVLKGPEYAWFTQASQEAFWNQEFIVTTDSDRMGYRLQGEPLRLQEPQEMISSAVAFGTIQVPPEGHPIALLADHQTTGGYPRIGQVITADFSTLAQVPMGQKICFREVTLPEAHFLYIQQEQQMQAIKQAIGYKVRF from the coding sequence ATGAGCATTAAAATTATGGGTTCGGGCTTGCTGACTACCATCCAGGATGCGGGCCGGTTTGGCTACCGGAAAGAAGGAATAATAGTAAGCGGCCCGATGGATGCTGTTGCCTTGCGGATTGCCAATTTATTAGTGGGCAACGAAGAAAGGGCTGCTGCTCTTGAAACTACCTTCCTGGGTCCTAAAATATACTTTGAGGCAGATCATTTACTGGCGATAACCGGTGGCGACTTAACCCCTATGCTCAACGGCGAAAAAGTAAAAATGTGGCGCCCCATACGCGTGTCGGCGGGTAGTTTGCTGCAATTTAGCGCTCCGAAGCAGGGGAGCCGGGCTTACGTAGCCATATCCGGAAGCTTTACTTTACCAAAAGTACTAGGGAGTTATGCCACTTTTTTAAGAGCCAACATAGGTGGTTTTCAAGGACGGGCTTTGCAGGTGGGAGATGAATTAATTTGTCCGGGTGCTACTTCCGTGGGAGAGCAAATGCTCCAAAATCTTGCCTATAAACCGTCAATAGGTGGTTTCGGGCAAACCTCCTGGACCATTCCGCCCCGGCTGCTACCGGCTCTGCAAACCCGCTCTACGGTGCGGGTACTTAAGGGACCGGAATATGCTTGGTTCACGCAGGCGAGCCAAGAGGCATTCTGGAATCAGGAATTTATCGTTACCACCGATTCCGACCGCATGGGTTATCGCTTACAAGGCGAGCCTTTGCGCCTGCAGGAGCCCCAAGAAATGATCTCCAGCGCGGTTGCTTTTGGTACCATCCAGGTGCCGCCCGAAGGGCACCCCATTGCCTTACTCGCCGACCACCAAACCACCGGCGGTTACCCCCGCATTGGCCAGGTTATTACCGCGGATTTCTCCACGTTGGCCCAAGTGCCCATGGGGCAAAAAATCTGTTTCCGGGAAGTAACGTTGCCGGAAGCCCACTTTCTTTATATTCAGCAAGAACAACAAATGCAGGCGATCAAACAGGCTATTGGTTACAAAGTTCGATTCTAA
- a CDS encoding nuclear transport factor 2 family protein has translation MKKFTLFFLALLTFWQASAQTKTAPNIAVDKKAIEAAVKTLFDSMLASDTVKARSVMAPNLRIIVIGKSPEGAVTTRETTGKQFLATLASQPAQTMDERYWDSQVQINGDLASFWCEYAFFNAGKFSHCGVDVFQLYRSSQGWKIVNLAYNMRRENCDMQAIPPK, from the coding sequence ATGAAGAAATTTACTTTGTTCTTCTTAGCCTTATTGACTTTCTGGCAAGCAAGCGCCCAAACGAAAACAGCCCCGAATATAGCTGTCGATAAAAAAGCTATAGAGGCAGCGGTCAAAACTTTATTTGATAGCATGCTGGCCAGCGATACCGTTAAAGCTAGGTCCGTGATGGCTCCTAATTTGCGCATAATTGTTATTGGGAAAAGTCCGGAAGGAGCCGTAACTACCCGCGAAACTACCGGCAAGCAGTTTTTAGCTACGCTGGCTTCCCAACCGGCCCAAACCATGGATGAACGTTACTGGGATAGCCAGGTGCAAATTAACGGCGATCTGGCTTCGTTCTGGTGCGAGTATGCTTTCTTTAATGCCGGTAAATTCAGCCATTGCGGCGTAGACGTGTTTCAGTTGTACCGCTCCTCCCAAGGGTGGAAAATTGTGAATCTGGCTTATAACATGCGCCGCGAAAACTGCGACATGCAAGCCATTCCGCCCAAGTAA
- a CDS encoding 50S ribosomal protein L25/general stress protein Ctc, which translates to MKTLEIIGFKRANLGKKDSKDLRAEANVPCVLYGGSEQVTFYSPAILFRDLVYSPEVHIVDLNIEGAHYRAVMQDLQFHPVNEMLLHVDFLELNDEKEVKIDVPVRFTGVSPGVLAGGKLVTKLRKLKIKALPANLPDYIDVDISDLELGRSVKVNKIQPANYTILSNPASPVATVAIPRALKQQVNEK; encoded by the coding sequence ATGAAAACTTTAGAGATTATAGGGTTTAAAAGAGCAAATCTCGGTAAAAAAGATTCCAAGGATCTGCGCGCCGAAGCAAATGTACCGTGTGTATTGTACGGGGGTTCGGAGCAAGTTACTTTTTATTCACCGGCTATTTTATTTCGCGATTTAGTGTATTCTCCGGAAGTACACATCGTGGATTTAAATATAGAAGGCGCGCATTACCGGGCCGTGATGCAAGACCTTCAGTTTCATCCAGTAAACGAAATGTTGCTACACGTAGATTTTCTGGAACTGAACGACGAAAAAGAAGTGAAAATTGATGTTCCGGTTCGTTTTACCGGCGTTTCGCCAGGTGTATTAGCCGGGGGTAAACTGGTTACTAAACTGCGGAAGCTTAAAATTAAAGCTTTACCGGCTAACTTGCCCGATTATATTGACGTGGATATTTCGGATTTAGAATTAGGTCGTTCGGTAAAGGTTAACAAAATTCAGCCGGCGAACTATACGATTTTATCTAACCCGGCTTCCCCGGTAGCTACCGTAGCCATTCCACGGGCGCTCAAGCAACAGGTAAACGAGAAATAA
- a CDS encoding M90 family metallopeptidase gives MHSDKQADFTSYYQQVIKQQQKTALLLAGGLMLFMLSIGIFSKALPAFILGAIGLLLIFMVYRHYTRKYFRRLALIGKSFPDNWHQYLESNATFYAQLNQVQKQQFQTRVQFFLAEKKIEGIETSINDEIRLLVAASAIIPTFAFPFYDYSNLRQVLLYSNSFNQSFDTENAAGENRNIAGMVGNGFLNGTLLLSKPDLVAGFKGKNLHNVGIHEFVHLLDMADGAVDGLPEIFLAHSYAVPWLQVIQAEVRKIRKGKSDINPYGLTNNAEFLAVVSEYFFDNPEKMEAAHPELYQYLCTIFHQNPA, from the coding sequence ATGCATTCAGATAAACAAGCAGATTTTACGTCTTACTACCAACAGGTAATAAAACAACAGCAAAAAACTGCTTTGTTATTGGCGGGCGGATTAATGCTTTTTATGCTGAGCATAGGAATTTTTAGTAAAGCCTTACCGGCTTTTATCTTGGGAGCCATTGGTTTGCTGTTAATTTTTATGGTGTACCGGCATTATACCCGAAAGTATTTCCGGCGATTGGCTTTAATCGGTAAATCTTTTCCGGACAATTGGCATCAATATTTAGAAAGCAACGCAACTTTTTACGCGCAATTAAACCAAGTTCAAAAGCAACAATTTCAAACGAGGGTACAGTTTTTCTTGGCGGAGAAAAAGATAGAAGGCATTGAAACCAGTATAAACGACGAAATCCGGTTGCTCGTGGCGGCTAGTGCTATTATACCCACGTTTGCTTTTCCGTTTTACGATTATTCTAACCTCCGGCAAGTGCTCCTTTATTCAAATTCTTTCAATCAAAGTTTTGATACAGAAAACGCCGCCGGAGAAAACCGGAACATCGCGGGTATGGTTGGCAATGGTTTCCTGAATGGCACTCTGCTTTTATCGAAGCCCGATTTAGTAGCGGGGTTTAAAGGCAAGAACCTGCATAATGTAGGCATTCACGAGTTTGTGCATTTATTGGATATGGCCGATGGCGCCGTAGATGGTTTGCCGGAGATATTTTTAGCGCATAGTTACGCGGTTCCCTGGCTTCAGGTAATACAAGCGGAAGTTAGAAAAATCCGGAAAGGTAAATCGGATATTAACCCTTATGGCTTAACCAACAACGCCGAGTTTTTGGCGGTAGTAAGCGAATACTTTTTTGATAATCCCGAGAAAATGGAAGCGGCGCATCCGGAGCTGTATCAATACCTGTGTACCATATTTCACCAGAATCCGGCTTAG
- the pxpB gene encoding 5-oxoprolinase subunit PxpB, giving the protein MGNSLEPGNIPAVNFYPLGDAAIILEFGDHINRLTHQHIQATTEFLDQHPFPGLVEYVPAFTTLTIFYDPWIVSQRGSRNPYDAVMAYLAEMPYFEESSPEKSELKAIEIPVCYGGKFGPDLLYVANLHGLKPKDIIKLHTQTTYLVYMIGFAPGFPFLGGMNPAIAAPRKDKPRPRVPAGSVGIAGKQTGVYPIQTPGGWQLIGQTPLLLFNPHRDRPSLLQPGDQVQFVAITEKQFTKKKEATHEH; this is encoded by the coding sequence ATGGGAAACTCATTGGAACCCGGGAATATACCGGCCGTAAACTTTTACCCCTTAGGCGATGCCGCCATAATCTTGGAGTTCGGCGACCATATTAACCGCCTGACGCATCAGCATATTCAAGCAACTACGGAGTTCCTGGATCAGCATCCGTTTCCGGGTTTGGTGGAATACGTTCCCGCTTTTACTACTTTAACCATTTTTTACGATCCCTGGATTGTAAGCCAGCGAGGATCACGGAATCCTTATGATGCGGTAATGGCTTATCTCGCCGAAATGCCTTATTTTGAAGAATCCAGCCCGGAAAAATCCGAATTAAAAGCAATAGAAATTCCCGTATGTTACGGCGGTAAATTTGGCCCGGACTTGCTCTACGTAGCCAATTTACACGGCTTAAAGCCAAAAGACATTATAAAGTTACATACCCAAACCACTTACCTGGTATATATGATTGGTTTTGCCCCGGGCTTTCCGTTTTTAGGAGGAATGAACCCCGCCATTGCGGCCCCGCGCAAAGACAAACCCCGGCCCCGGGTGCCCGCTGGTTCGGTGGGTATTGCCGGTAAACAAACCGGCGTGTACCCCATTCAAACGCCGGGTGGTTGGCAACTAATCGGCCAAACGCCCTTATTGTTGTTTAATCCGCACCGCGACCGGCCAAGTTTATTGCAACCCGGCGACCAAGTACAGTTTGTGGCCATTACCGAAAAACAGTTTACAAAAAAGAAGGAGGCTACCCATGAGCATTAA